The following are encoded together in the Blautia obeum ATCC 29174 genome:
- a CDS encoding sulfite exporter TauE/SafE family protein: MQILWTVIVTFFAGMGAGLGTGFAGMSAAAVISPMLITFLGMDPYMAVGIALSSDVLASAVSAYVYGKNKNLDIKNGVIMMISVLTFTVVGSYVSSLVPSATMGNFSVFMTFLLGIKFIVRPVMTTKESMQNVSAKKRVIQSIVCGVLIGFICGFIGAGGGMMMLLILTSVLGYELKTAVGTSVFIMAFTAFTGAASHFAIGGMPDVTVWILCIVFTFIWARIAAVFANKASTKTLNRATGIILVVLGIVVMLFSLLS; encoded by the coding sequence ATGCAGATTTTATGGACGGTGATCGTCACATTTTTTGCAGGAATGGGAGCAGGGCTTGGAACGGGCTTTGCAGGTATGAGTGCTGCAGCTGTGATCAGTCCCATGCTCATCACATTTCTTGGGATGGATCCTTATATGGCGGTAGGTATTGCTTTGTCATCGGATGTACTGGCAAGTGCGGTATCCGCTTATGTATATGGAAAGAATAAGAATCTGGATATTAAGAACGGTGTGATCATGATGATCAGTGTACTGACCTTTACCGTAGTTGGAAGTTACGTATCGAGTCTTGTACCGTCAGCCACGATGGGGAACTTTTCAGTATTCATGACCTTCCTTCTTGGAATCAAATTTATTGTAAGACCGGTCATGACAACGAAAGAGAGCATGCAGAATGTATCAGCAAAGAAACGTGTAATTCAGTCAATCGTGTGTGGAGTTCTGATTGGATTTATCTGTGGATTTATCGGAGCCGGTGGTGGAATGATGATGTTGCTGATTTTGACATCTGTGCTTGGATATGAGCTGAAAACAGCTGTAGGAACCAGTGTGTTTATCATGGCTTTCACGGCATTTACCGGAGCGGCATCTCATTTTGCGATCGGTGGAATGCCAGATGTGACCGTATGGATTCTCTGTATCGTATTTACCTTTATCTGGGCAAGGATTGCTGCTGTATTTGCAAATAAGGCATCAACGAAAACGCTCAACCGCGCGACTGGCATCATACTGGTCGTACTTGGAATTGT
- a CDS encoding prolyl-tRNA synthetase associated domain-containing protein, protein MELQNGRPETTSGRLDKEIRVYDLLDKLGIAYQRVDHEATMTMEACEEVDRILGDDTTICKNLFLCNRQETNFYLLLMPGDKPFKTKDLSAQINSARLSFAKPEYMEKYLDITPGSVSVMGLMNDHDKKVQLLIDEDVMKNPYFGCHPCINTSSLKFTTEDLKNKIIPELEHAPLMVNLPNPEAQN, encoded by the coding sequence ATGGAATTACAGAATGGAAGACCTGAAACCACATCAGGAAGACTTGATAAAGAAATTCGTGTCTATGATCTGTTGGATAAACTTGGCATAGCTTACCAGCGTGTAGACCATGAAGCAACTATGACTATGGAAGCCTGCGAAGAAGTTGACCGTATTCTGGGCGATGACACTACTATATGTAAAAATCTTTTTCTCTGCAACCGGCAGGAGACAAACTTTTACCTTCTTCTGATGCCAGGTGACAAGCCATTTAAGACCAAGGATCTGTCAGCACAGATCAACTCTGCCCGCCTGTCCTTCGCTAAACCGGAATATATGGAAAAATATTTGGACATCACTCCGGGATCTGTCAGTGTGATGGGACTGATGAACGATCATGATAAGAAAGTACAGCTGCTGATTGATGAAGATGTCATGAAAAATCCTTACTTCGGATGTCATCCTTGTATCAATACTTCAAGTCTCAAATTCACGACTGAAGACCTCAAAAACAAGATCATTCCTGAACTTGAGCACGCACCGCTCATGGTAAATCTTCCAAATCCGGAAGCTCAGAATTAA
- a CDS encoding YitT family protein produces the protein MKTQLNYAKIFMETVILTVAVAIIAAAVYFFLVPSHTSVSSISGLGIILSNFVPLPLSAITMILNVILLIIGFLTCGREFGVKTVYTSIMLPVFLGIFEKIFPNFGSMTNSQELDVLCYILVVSVGLSILFNRNASSGGLDIVAKIMNKYLHMELGKAMSLSGMCVALSAALVYDKKTVVLSILGTYFNGIVLDHFIFDHNIKRRVCIITKKEEELRNFIIHELHSGATVYEAYGAYNMQKRNEIITIVDKTEYQKLMNFINHEDPLAFITVYNVSDMHYQPKV, from the coding sequence ATGAAAACACAACTGAATTACGCAAAAATCTTTATGGAAACAGTCATACTGACCGTTGCTGTCGCGATCATTGCTGCTGCGGTATATTTTTTCCTGGTACCAAGCCATACCTCTGTCAGCAGCATCTCCGGCCTTGGAATCATACTCTCAAACTTCGTACCACTGCCATTGTCCGCGATCACGATGATTCTGAATGTCATACTTCTGATTATCGGCTTTCTTACCTGCGGTCGGGAATTTGGTGTAAAAACCGTATATACCAGCATCATGCTCCCGGTCTTTCTTGGAATATTTGAAAAAATCTTTCCGAATTTTGGTTCCATGACCAACAGTCAGGAACTGGATGTTCTCTGCTATATTCTGGTCGTCAGTGTAGGTCTGAGCATTCTCTTTAACCGGAATGCCTCTTCCGGTGGACTGGATATTGTCGCAAAGATCATGAATAAATACCTGCATATGGAACTTGGAAAGGCCATGTCCCTTTCCGGTATGTGTGTTGCACTTTCCGCTGCTCTGGTCTATGACAAGAAAACTGTTGTTTTAAGTATTCTTGGTACATACTTCAATGGTATCGTACTGGATCATTTTATTTTTGACCACAATATCAAACGGCGTGTATGTATCATTACCAAAAAAGAAGAAGAACTTCGTAACTTCATCATTCATGAACTGCACAGCGGTGCTACTGTTTATGAAGCATACGGGGCCTATAATATGCAGAAACGAAACGAGATCATCACGATCGTAGATAAAACAGAATATCAGAAGCTAATGAATTTCATCAACCATGAGGATCCTCTCGCCTTCATCACAGTTTATAATGTATCTGATATGCACTATCAGCCTAAAGTCTGA
- a CDS encoding sodium-dependent transporter, with the protein MEQHHHERSTFSGKLGFVLSAAGASVGLGNIWRFPYLAAKYGGGIFLLIYIILAMTFGYSMIIAETALGRMTKKSPVGAFGKFGKSKWLSFGGWINAIIPILIVPYYSVIGGWVIKYLVEYVKGNTQNLATDGYFSEFISNGVSTEVCFLVFALFTVGIIYAGVRNGVERVSKFMMPVLVFLSIVITVYSVTRPGALEGVKYFLIPNPKNFSWMTVVAAMGQMFYSLSIAMGILVTFGSYMKKDVSIESSTTNVEIFDTAIAIMAGLMIIPAVFAFSGGDPNTLQAGPALMFITIPKVFASMGLGTPIGILFFVLVLCAALTSSIALTESAVSTFQDELKWCRQKSTLVVGAIMIVLGSLSSLGYGPLACVKIIGMQFLDFFDFLTNSVMMPIAAIATCLLISRVIGLKKIEDEVVLGEGTFKRKKIFNFMIKYLCPIFAAIILLSSVANAFGWISM; encoded by the coding sequence ATGGAGCAACATCATCATGAAAGAAGTACGTTTTCCGGGAAACTGGGATTTGTATTGTCGGCTGCCGGAGCATCGGTTGGCCTGGGAAATATCTGGAGGTTTCCATATCTGGCAGCCAAGTATGGCGGAGGAATTTTTCTGCTGATCTATATTATTCTGGCAATGACATTTGGATATTCCATGATCATAGCAGAAACAGCACTTGGGCGTATGACGAAGAAAAGTCCGGTAGGTGCGTTCGGCAAATTTGGCAAATCAAAATGGCTTTCTTTTGGGGGCTGGATCAATGCGATCATCCCGATTCTGATCGTGCCGTATTATTCCGTTATCGGCGGATGGGTAATCAAATATCTGGTTGAATATGTAAAAGGAAATACTCAGAATCTGGCAACGGATGGTTATTTCTCAGAATTTATTTCAAATGGAGTATCCACAGAGGTCTGCTTCCTGGTATTTGCATTATTTACAGTAGGGATCATCTATGCAGGTGTTCGAAATGGCGTAGAGCGTGTGTCTAAATTTATGATGCCGGTTCTGGTATTTTTATCAATCGTGATCACGGTTTATTCTGTGACAAGACCTGGAGCTCTGGAGGGCGTTAAGTACTTCCTGATTCCAAATCCGAAGAATTTTTCATGGATGACAGTAGTAGCTGCAATGGGACAGATGTTCTATTCACTTTCTATTGCAATGGGTATTCTGGTGACATTTGGTTCCTACATGAAGAAAGACGTGTCTATTGAAAGTTCAACAACTAATGTAGAGATCTTTGATACTGCAATTGCAATTATGGCAGGCTTGATGATCATCCCGGCAGTATTTGCATTTTCTGGTGGAGATCCAAATACTCTGCAGGCTGGTCCGGCGCTGATGTTCATCACGATCCCGAAGGTCTTTGCAAGTATGGGACTTGGAACACCGATTGGTATTCTGTTTTTTGTATTGGTGCTCTGTGCGGCACTGACAAGCTCCATTGCCCTGACAGAAAGTGCAGTATCTACCTTCCAGGATGAACTGAAATGGTGCAGACAGAAATCCACACTGGTTGTTGGTGCGATCATGATCGTCCTTGGCAGCCTGTCATCCCTTGGCTATGGACCACTGGCATGTGTGAAGATCATCGGAATGCAGTTCCTTGATTTCTTTGACTTCCTGACTAACTCCGTGATGATGCCGATCGCAGCAATTGCTACATGTCTTCTGATCTCCAGAGTGATCGGACTGAAGAAGATAGAAGACGAAGTTGTTCTCGGTGAAGGAACCTTTAAAAGAAAGAAAATCTTCAATTTTATGATCAAATATCTTTGCCCAATCTTTGCAGCGATCATTCTGCTCAGCTCTGTGGCAAACGCATTTGGATGGATTTCCATGTAA